The genomic interval TGAAGGTGTCGGACCGGGGCACGTAGGCCTCGGGCTGGTAATAGTCGTAATACGAGACGAAGTACTCGACCGCGTTGTCCGGAAAGAAGCTCTTGAACTCGCCGTAGAGCTGCGCCGCCAACGTCTTGTTGGGTGCCAGGATCAGGGCCGGGCGCTGCGTCTCCTCGATGACCTTGGCCATCGTGAAGGTCTTGCCGGAGCCCGTGACGCCGAGCAGCACCTGATCACGCTCGGACGCCTTCACGCCCTCGACCAGGGCGGCGATGGCGGTGGGCTGGTCGCCGGCGGGCGTGAACTCGGATTTCAGCGTGAACGTCACGCCGCCCTCGGACTTCGCCGGCCGCTCGGGCCGGTGCGGCACCCAGGCCTCGCCGTTCTTGAACAGCGGGTTGCCCTCGACGAGCAGCCGCTCCAGCGCCTCGACCGTGGCCGAGACGCCCTCGGTGGCGAGCGAGGGCGCCTCCGCTTCGGGCGCGGTTTCCGGTGCCGGGCCGTCGTCGGGCGGGACGAGGCCGAGCGCCTGGGCCAGCCGCGGATCGACGTCGGCGGCATCCCCGATGGCGAAGCCCGCCTGCGGCGCCTCGGCGAAGCCGTCCTGGGCAATCTTCTTGTAGGCCTTCGCCTCGCCCTTCTGTCCGCGTCCCTTCCGGGGCGGCTCCGGCACGGGCTCGACCGCCTTCAGGCGGTTGCGGTTGAGGGCCGGGTTGAGCAACGCGGCAAGATGCTCGTCGAGCGGCATCAGCTCGGGCCGGTCGGCCTTCGCCGTCGTCTTCGAGGTCGCCTTGGCGGGCACTTTGGCAGGCGCTTTGGCCGGACTCACGCGCGGATTCTTGGGTGCGGGCATGGCGGCAATATGGGCCCGTCGGGCGGTCTCCGGAAGAGTCCGAACGGCCCGAGATTGTCCCGGCTTGCGGCGGTTTTGGGCCCGGACTAGCTTCAGCGCGTTTTCACATCAGGGAGACCGTCATGAAAACGGTCAGCCTCCGCGAGGCCGAGGCGGATCTGTCGCGGCTGATCGAGGCGGCGTCGCGCGGCGAGCCGTTCGTGATCGCCGAAAACGGCCGACCCCTGGTCCGGGTCGTGCCCGCGGACGTCGAGCCGCCGCGGACGCGACGCCGCGGTTTCCTCGCCGGGCAGATCTCGGTGCCGGACGATTTCGACACGATGTTTCAGGACGAGATCATCCGGTTGTTCGAGGGCGAAGAGGACAAGTGAGGCTCCTCCGCGACGCCACCTGCCGATCTGGGTTGCGGAGGGATCTGCTCGGCATCGAGAGCGGGTGCGAGGAGCTGCCCGTTCTCGGAAGGCACGCCGTTGCGGTGGCGGGACTTCCCCTCATCCACAAGGACCCGTTCGACCGGCGCCTCGTCGCTCGGGCGACCGTGGAAGGCATCACGCTCCTGACTTCCGGCGCCCTGGTTGCCCGCGATCCCGGCCCGCTTCGGCGTGTCCGATCGCCCTCACCGCCGCATCGCCTCCGGCAGATCCCGCTCCCAGGCGGGCTCGCCCGCGAACCGGTGCGCCAGAAACTCCACGAAGGCGCGCGTCTTGGCCGGGCGCCGGCCCGGCGGCATCAGGGCATGGATCGGCAGGACCGGGGAGGGGGCGCCGAAATCGAGGAGGACGAGCGTACCCGCCCGCAGGGCCTGCGCCAGCAGAAAGGTCGGCTGGTAGATCAGCCCGAGGC from Methylobacterium sp. AMS5 carries:
- a CDS encoding type II toxin-antitoxin system prevent-host-death family antitoxin, which gives rise to MKTVSLREAEADLSRLIEAASRGEPFVIAENGRPLVRVVPADVEPPRTRRRGFLAGQISVPDDFDTMFQDEIIRLFEGEEDK